A single window of Xylocopilactobacillus apicola DNA harbors:
- a CDS encoding oligosaccharide MFS transporter gives MKSKKILNQTLNNESYLQSAATLMLFFASMGVWWSFFQVWLTSTKNGLGLSGAEVGTIYGTNSMVTLILMFIYGAIQDKLVTKRYLLIFCAVIDTLIGPFFVWIYSPLLHHNFILGIITGSFVLSAGFLSASGVFEAVSEKLSRRFNFEYGYARAGGSLGYASVTLLAGFLFPINPQLNFWFGSFLGLLLLLELIFWRPNTKKEDTSKKEQIPKVRDMFGVLKIRDLWLIIIFVMFTTTFFTVFDQQMFPDFYTRLFATPELGQRMYGILNSVQVFTEALMMSLVPILMKKIGVRNSLLLGVALMFVRIGACGLLHDPLAISFIKVFQAIEVPLFLLSIFRYFNIHFDPKLSATLYMIGFQVASQVGQILLSTPLGTLRDRVGYSDTFYVIALIVLTAGIYAFFVLKKDPPKKVNE, from the coding sequence ATGAAATCAAAAAAAATTTTAAATCAGACGTTAAATAACGAATCGTATTTACAAAGTGCAGCGACATTGATGCTATTCTTTGCTTCGATGGGTGTATGGTGGTCATTTTTTCAAGTTTGGCTAACTTCTACGAAAAATGGGTTAGGTTTATCAGGCGCTGAGGTAGGGACCATCTATGGTACTAACTCAATGGTGACACTGATTTTAATGTTTATTTATGGTGCAATTCAGGATAAATTGGTGACCAAACGTTATTTGTTAATTTTTTGTGCGGTCATAGATACACTAATTGGGCCTTTCTTTGTTTGGATTTATTCGCCTCTTTTGCATCATAATTTCATTTTAGGAATAATAACAGGGTCCTTTGTACTTTCAGCAGGTTTTTTGTCTGCATCGGGGGTTTTTGAGGCAGTTTCAGAAAAATTAAGTCGTCGTTTTAACTTTGAATATGGTTACGCTCGGGCAGGGGGATCTCTTGGCTATGCTTCAGTTACCTTACTAGCGGGTTTTTTATTTCCAATCAATCCACAATTGAATTTTTGGTTTGGATCTTTCTTAGGTTTATTGTTACTCTTGGAGCTCATTTTCTGGCGACCTAACACCAAGAAAGAAGATACGTCAAAAAAAGAACAAATTCCCAAAGTAAGAGATATGTTTGGGGTATTAAAAATTCGTGATCTTTGGTTGATCATAATTTTTGTGATGTTTACTACAACGTTTTTTACTGTCTTTGATCAGCAAATGTTTCCGGATTTTTATACGCGTTTATTTGCAACGCCAGAATTAGGTCAGCGGATGTATGGAATTTTAAATTCGGTTCAAGTTTTCACAGAAGCTTTGATGATGAGTTTAGTGCCAATTTTGATGAAAAAAATCGGGGTTAGAAATTCATTACTGTTAGGAGTCGCCTTAATGTTTGTGCGAATTGGTGCTTGCGGATTATTGCATGACCCTTTAGCAATTTCCTTTATAAAAGTTTTTCAGGCAATTGAAGTACCCCTTTTCTTACTCTCTATTTTCAGATATTTTAACATCCATTTCGATCCGAAACTCTCAGCAACACTTTACATGATCGGGTTTCAAGTAGCTTCCCAAGTAGGTCAAATCTTATTGTCAACTCCTTTAGGAACTTTAAGAGATCGAGTTGGTTACAGTGATACTTTTTACGTAATTGCGCTAATTGTTTTAACTGCAGGCATTTACGCCTTTTTTGTTTTAAAGAAAGATCCCCCAAAAAAAGTCAATGAATAG
- a CDS encoding YebC/PmpR family DNA-binding transcriptional regulator, with protein sequence MSGHSKWHNIQGRKNAQDAKRGKIFQKISKELYVAAKAGGPDPSGNPNLRLVMEKAKQANMPKDNIKRAIDKASGVGGANYEEIVYEGYGPGGVAVLVYALTDNKNRTATEVRMAFNRNGGTMGETGSVSYMFSRKGEIIIPKEDQDLDEDQLTLDALDAGADDIVNEDDYYTIYTDPKSLNEVKESLEKSGYVLSSAEVSMIPNVTTKVPEDKEEKFEHMLDALDDSDDVSDVYTAAE encoded by the coding sequence ATGTCAGGACATTCAAAATGGCACAATATTCAAGGTCGTAAAAACGCTCAAGACGCAAAGAGAGGAAAGATTTTTCAAAAAATATCGAAAGAACTTTATGTTGCGGCAAAGGCTGGAGGACCTGATCCGTCAGGTAATCCTAATTTACGATTGGTTATGGAGAAAGCTAAACAAGCTAACATGCCAAAAGACAATATTAAACGGGCAATTGATAAAGCATCAGGAGTTGGCGGTGCAAATTATGAGGAAATTGTCTATGAAGGATACGGTCCCGGCGGAGTTGCTGTTTTGGTTTATGCTTTAACCGATAACAAAAATCGAACTGCAACCGAAGTTAGAATGGCATTTAATCGTAACGGCGGAACAATGGGGGAAACTGGTTCAGTATCTTACATGTTTTCTCGTAAGGGTGAAATTATTATCCCTAAAGAAGACCAAGATCTCGACGAAGATCAATTGACACTAGATGCTTTAGACGCTGGCGCGGATGATATCGTTAATGAAGATGATTATTATACGATTTATACTGATCCCAAATCTCTTAATGAGGTTAAAGAGAGTTTAGAGAAGTCTGGATACGTTCTTTCAAGTGCAGAAGTAAGCATGATTCCTAACGTTACAACTAAAGTGCCAGAAGACAAAGAAGAAAAATTTGAACACATGCTGGATGCACTTGATGATAGTGATGATGTTTCAGATGTTTATACTGCGGCAGAATAA
- a CDS encoding putative polysaccharide biosynthesis protein: protein MANDKSTNSKFISGSFWMTFGNVASNLLGALYVIPWLNWLRPNDAIANSLFSKGYQWYALFLVISQAGIPGAIAKQVAKYNALGEYSTSKKIFKHGAMFMVALGFLFSVIMFVVAPVLSAGDNRLIPIFRSLSVAILIIPVMSLLRGFTQGFNDMKPSAISLLIEQIFRIIFILGSTYLIIKVFHRSYVLAVVFSTFAAFIGAVFSLLFLLSTILLHKKKYHLNVNERNSRLSTTDLFLEIIKQSVPYIFTDSSITLFFLIDQYTFNRAMLLVKHYSKDQLDFFYALFAANANKLTTIVLSLAVAMAVSLTPLLSSMITKKEVGKIRVQIRKILEVFNFIIFPASLGVMAVAAPLYTIFYRYDRLGILILQISAVVCIVEAMFMVLSAIFQASYFNSVAIKYLLFGIGLKLLFQFPCVYFMREKGAIFATGLALLITCLLMFRELVHTFSLKLNYFMRRSFALLLLSMVMALVTNFAVKLMYHFVDPRDRFLAVIILIVAIILGVIIYGFLVLKTGLANYVFGKKALQKIKKMIFRSGN, encoded by the coding sequence TTGGCAAACGATAAAAGCACCAATTCAAAATTTATCAGCGGTTCATTTTGGATGACATTTGGTAACGTTGCCTCCAATCTCTTAGGGGCACTTTATGTAATTCCCTGGCTTAATTGGTTACGACCAAATGATGCAATCGCTAACTCTCTTTTTTCAAAAGGATATCAGTGGTATGCGCTTTTTCTGGTTATCTCACAGGCTGGGATTCCAGGAGCTATTGCAAAACAAGTAGCAAAGTATAACGCTTTGGGTGAGTATTCTACCAGCAAAAAGATTTTTAAACATGGAGCCATGTTTATGGTGGCACTGGGGTTTTTGTTTAGTGTGATAATGTTTGTTGTTGCACCAGTCCTTTCAGCTGGCGATAATCGATTAATTCCGATTTTTCGCTCGCTTTCTGTTGCAATTTTGATAATTCCGGTTATGAGTCTTTTACGAGGATTTACTCAAGGTTTCAATGATATGAAACCATCAGCCATCTCTCTACTTATTGAGCAAATTTTCCGCATTATTTTTATCTTAGGATCGACGTATCTAATTATTAAGGTTTTTCACCGTTCCTATGTTCTAGCAGTTGTTTTTTCAACGTTTGCAGCTTTTATTGGCGCAGTTTTTTCCCTTTTGTTTCTTTTAAGTACAATTTTGCTTCATAAAAAAAAATATCATTTAAACGTTAATGAAAGGAATTCCAGGCTTTCAACTACAGATTTATTTCTTGAGATTATTAAGCAATCAGTCCCGTACATTTTCACTGATTCTTCAATCACTTTGTTTTTCTTAATTGATCAGTACACTTTTAATCGAGCGATGCTTTTGGTTAAACATTATTCCAAGGATCAATTGGACTTCTTCTACGCATTATTTGCTGCAAATGCCAATAAATTAACGACGATTGTCTTGTCGCTAGCAGTTGCGATGGCAGTGAGTTTAACTCCGCTTTTATCATCAATGATTACAAAAAAAGAAGTAGGAAAAATTAGAGTTCAGATCAGGAAAATTCTTGAAGTATTTAATTTCATCATATTTCCGGCTTCATTAGGTGTTATGGCTGTTGCAGCACCGCTTTACACTATTTTTTATCGCTATGATCGATTAGGAATTTTAATTCTCCAAATTTCAGCAGTTGTTTGTATTGTTGAAGCTATGTTTATGGTATTATCTGCGATTTTTCAGGCTTCATACTTTAATTCAGTTGCAATTAAATATTTATTGTTTGGGATTGGATTAAAACTTTTATTTCAGTTCCCTTGCGTTTATTTTATGCGGGAAAAAGGAGCTATTTTTGCCACGGGACTGGCGCTTTTAATTACGTGTCTGTTAATGTTTAGGGAATTGGTTCATACATTTTCTTTAAAACTTAATTATTTTATGCGCCGTTCATTTGCCCTTTTATTGCTTTCGATGGTCATGGCCTTGGTCACTAATTTTGCGGTTAAACTTATGTATCATTTTGTAGATCCAAGAGATCGTTTTTTGGCGGTAATTATTTTAATTGTTGCCATCATTTTGGGCGTTATAATTTATGGCTTCCTTGTTTTAAAGACAGGCCTGGCCAATTATGTTTTTGGGAAAAAGGCTCTTCAAAAGATCAAAAAAATGATTTTTCGTTCGGGCAATTGA
- a CDS encoding PTS sugar transporter subunit IIC, giving the protein MTNEATQEKITASSFMNNILAGTATGIIVGLLPNAVLSGILKLFGPNPIAVQLTRVLLTFQFTTPLLIGALIALAFNFTKVDIAIVAGAAYVGSGVTQFNPKILNPVTKAAGMFVSNGTGDLINTMLTAAIAVGLTLLVGDKFGSVKIVAGPILIGGGASWIGLIILPYVAKITVWIGDVINSFTKLQPVLMSILIACMFAVILITPISTVAIGMAIQLNGLSAGAAAMGVAATTIVLVVHSWKVNKSGMTLAIALGAMKMMIPNLFRHPIILLPILTTTIISAIPVAIFGVSGTPASAGFGLVGMVGPLASLDAGKASLNIVVALIVWFVIPIALALISRFIYQNMLHIYDEKVVFAYLGE; this is encoded by the coding sequence ATGACAAATGAAGCAACGCAAGAAAAAATAACTGCCAGTAGTTTTATGAATAATATCTTAGCAGGAACTGCAACAGGAATTATTGTTGGATTACTGCCAAATGCGGTATTATCGGGAATTTTGAAATTATTTGGACCAAACCCAATTGCCGTTCAATTGACCAGAGTTTTACTCACTTTTCAATTTACGACACCGTTGTTGATAGGTGCATTAATCGCTTTGGCTTTTAATTTTACCAAAGTTGATATCGCTATTGTAGCAGGTGCTGCCTACGTTGGTTCTGGAGTAACTCAGTTTAATCCCAAGATTTTAAATCCTGTGACAAAAGCTGCAGGGATGTTTGTTTCTAACGGGACTGGAGATTTAATTAATACGATGTTAACGGCCGCGATTGCGGTGGGCTTGACCTTATTGGTAGGGGATAAATTTGGTTCAGTCAAAATCGTTGCAGGTCCAATTTTAATTGGGGGTGGTGCAAGTTGGATTGGGCTTATTATCTTACCTTATGTTGCTAAAATTACAGTTTGGATTGGTGATGTAATCAATTCATTTACAAAGTTACAGCCAGTTTTAATGAGTATATTAATCGCTTGTATGTTTGCTGTAATTCTTATCACTCCCATATCGACCGTGGCAATCGGAATGGCAATTCAATTAAATGGTTTATCCGCTGGAGCTGCGGCAATGGGTGTTGCAGCAACTACAATTGTTCTGGTGGTTCATTCGTGGAAAGTCAATAAATCAGGGATGACTTTGGCAATTGCTCTAGGAGCTATGAAAATGATGATTCCTAATTTGTTCCGTCATCCGATTATTCTTTTACCAATTTTAACCACAACAATTATTTCAGCAATCCCAGTTGCAATTTTTGGGGTCTCGGGAACGCCTGCTTCAGCTGGTTTTGGTTTAGTTGGAATGGTCGGGCCCTTAGCATCACTTGATGCAGGTAAAGCCAGTCTTAATATTGTTGTCGCTTTGATTGTGTGGTTTGTAATTCCAATTGCATTGGCTCTAATTTCTCGTTTTATTTATCAGAATATGCTACACATTTATGACGAAAAAGTAGTCTTTGCATATCTAGGTGAATAA
- the leuS gene encoding leucine--tRNA ligase has product MYNHRVIEKKWQKYWDNHQTFKAVDFSEKPKYYALDMFPYPSGQGLHVGHPEGYIATDIMSRMKRMQGYNVLHPFGWDAFGLPAEQYALKTGNNPADFTNKNIEIFKKQVKSLGLSFDWDREVNTSDPSYYKWTQWIFEKLYEKGLAYEDEIMVNWAPDFPGGGIVVANEEVIDGKTERGGYPVYRVPMKQWVLKITAYAERLLKDLDDLDWPEAIKEQQRNWIGRSEGASVDFKTAEGSHTIEVYTTRPDTLFGATYMVLSPEHELVDKITTSDQLDQINSYKKMIASKSDLERTDLNKEKTGVFTGAYAINPVNQEKLPIWIADYVLSSYGTGAIMAVPAHDERDFEFAKKFDLPIKYVIENPSKKVINDEAYTGDGKHINSGFLDGLDKPTAIRKMIDWLEEQKVGHSQVNYRLRDWIFSRQRYWGEPIPIIHWEDGTMSLVPEDELPLKLPHLDDLKPSGTGESPLANATDWLEVTRSDGVKGRRETNTMPQWAGSSWYYLRYMDPHDDKQIVAPDIVKYWQNVDLYVGGAEHAVLHLLYARFWYKFLYDLGVVPTKEPFQKLVNQGMILGNNHEKMSKSKGNVVNPDDIIEEYGVDSLRVYEMFMGPLEQSISWSDEGLAGTRRWLDRIWRIYVDEDSDELSSKITDQNTPELDFIYHKTIKTVTEDYSRMRFNIAISAMMVFINEVQKADHFNREMATNFLKLLNPIAPHLTEELNERLGNNESLTYSEWPTFDVNKIVEDTVTIAVQVNGKLRGTIEASVDEDQEQLKDKAKNLENVQKFIEDHQVVKTIVVPNKIVNIVVK; this is encoded by the coding sequence ATGTATAACCACAGAGTAATTGAGAAAAAATGGCAAAAATATTGGGATAATCATCAAACTTTTAAAGCAGTCGACTTTTCAGAAAAGCCAAAGTATTATGCTTTAGATATGTTTCCTTATCCTTCTGGACAGGGTCTGCATGTTGGTCATCCTGAGGGTTACATTGCAACAGATATTATGAGTCGAATGAAGCGGATGCAGGGATATAACGTTTTACATCCGTTTGGTTGGGATGCTTTTGGTTTGCCAGCAGAACAATACGCTTTAAAAACTGGCAATAATCCTGCCGATTTTACTAATAAAAATATTGAAATTTTTAAAAAGCAGGTAAAATCATTAGGACTGTCTTTTGATTGGGACCGAGAAGTTAATACAAGTGATCCTAGTTACTATAAATGGACTCAATGGATATTTGAGAAGCTGTATGAAAAAGGTCTAGCATACGAGGACGAAATTATGGTTAATTGGGCGCCAGATTTTCCTGGTGGCGGAATTGTTGTTGCTAATGAAGAAGTAATTGACGGCAAAACTGAGCGTGGAGGCTATCCAGTCTATCGGGTCCCAATGAAGCAATGGGTTCTTAAAATAACTGCTTACGCTGAAAGGTTATTAAAAGATCTTGATGATCTTGATTGGCCAGAAGCAATTAAAGAGCAACAACGTAATTGGATTGGCCGTTCAGAAGGTGCTTCAGTTGATTTTAAAACTGCTGAAGGTAGCCACACAATTGAAGTGTATACGACTCGACCAGATACTTTATTTGGTGCAACTTATATGGTGTTATCGCCTGAACATGAACTAGTTGATAAGATTACAACAAGTGATCAATTAGATCAAATTAATTCATACAAAAAAATGATTGCTTCTAAATCTGATTTAGAGCGAACCGATCTTAATAAAGAAAAAACTGGTGTTTTCACAGGAGCTTATGCAATCAATCCGGTGAATCAAGAAAAATTACCAATTTGGATTGCAGATTACGTCCTTTCTTCTTATGGAACGGGTGCAATTATGGCGGTTCCTGCACATGATGAGCGGGATTTTGAATTTGCAAAAAAATTTGATTTGCCTATAAAATATGTTATTGAAAATCCATCGAAAAAAGTTATTAATGATGAAGCTTATACAGGTGATGGAAAGCATATCAATTCTGGATTTCTTGATGGATTAGATAAGCCAACAGCGATTAGGAAGATGATTGATTGGTTAGAAGAACAAAAAGTAGGTCATTCTCAAGTCAACTATCGCTTAAGGGACTGGATTTTTTCACGTCAGCGTTATTGGGGTGAACCAATTCCAATTATTCACTGGGAGGATGGCACAATGTCATTAGTTCCAGAAGATGAACTACCTCTTAAACTTCCTCATCTGGATGATTTAAAACCATCCGGGACTGGAGAGTCACCACTAGCTAACGCAACTGATTGGCTTGAAGTAACCAGATCTGATGGAGTTAAAGGTCGTCGTGAAACAAATACCATGCCTCAATGGGCTGGCTCTTCTTGGTACTATCTCCGTTATATGGATCCGCATGATGATAAGCAAATAGTTGCACCTGATATTGTAAAATACTGGCAAAATGTTGATCTTTATGTAGGTGGTGCTGAACATGCTGTATTACATCTGCTTTATGCGCGTTTTTGGTACAAGTTTTTATACGACTTAGGGGTTGTTCCAACCAAAGAACCTTTTCAAAAATTAGTCAACCAAGGTATGATTCTCGGAAATAATCACGAGAAAATGAGTAAGTCTAAGGGTAATGTTGTTAATCCTGATGATATTATTGAGGAATATGGGGTCGACTCCTTAAGAGTTTATGAAATGTTTATGGGACCACTCGAACAGTCAATTAGTTGGTCGGATGAAGGTTTAGCCGGAACAAGAAGATGGTTAGATCGAATTTGGCGGATCTATGTTGATGAAGATAGCGATGAACTTAGTTCAAAAATTACTGATCAAAACACACCAGAGCTAGATTTTATTTATCATAAAACCATTAAAACGGTGACTGAAGATTACAGTAGAATGCGATTTAATATTGCAATTTCTGCAATGATGGTCTTCATTAATGAAGTACAAAAGGCCGACCATTTTAATCGCGAAATGGCAACAAATTTCTTGAAATTATTAAATCCAATTGCTCCTCATTTAACAGAAGAACTAAATGAACGATTAGGTAATAATGAATCTTTAACATACTCGGAGTGGCCAACTTTTGATGTTAATAAGATTGTTGAGGATACGGTAACAATAGCCGTTCAGGTAAATGGCAAATTGAGAGGAACTATTGAAGCTTCTGTTGATGAGGATCAAGAACAGTTAAAAGATAAAGCTAAAAATCTGGAAAATGTTCAGAAATTTATTGAGGACCATCAAGTTGTTAAGACTATTGTAGTTCCTAATAAAATCGTTAATATTGTGGTTAAGTAG
- a CDS encoding LysM peptidoglycan-binding domain-containing protein, translating into METREQRINSQIERSKKHYRKRKAEKLGKFSLFTGTTLGLSGIFANSITTKAVSSNAQTMQKSNNSNPVSNPAPSSSYNFSKGLSQVTYLTQSQYSFLNEIAPTAQKLASQNNLYASIMIAQAIIESAWGQSGLASAPNYNLFGVKGSYMGSSVSMPTFEQTPDGTSYSIVAAFAKYPGYEDSMKGYIRTMLNPLYVGAWRSTTNSYQEAAHYLTGRYATAINYGDTLISIIQRYNLNVFDSDDFSVDPALKGISVSSNKQTYKIQKGDSLWGISRKFGVSLDSLLQLNNFKLDSKIFPDQVITIKEVEQVNLPDVTIVDNASVNDLNKPSLPLPTETKVSSSATGTYTVKQGDSLYRIALKNGISLADLLKINGLTEKSVIVPGQKLKITGNVLVPNSNVQAPTVTGEEYTVQKGDSLYRIAIKAGINLNDLLKYNNLSENAVIVPGQKLIIRKNNNDTSAKQNEVMNSDAKIESSSYTVKQGDTLAKISQRSGVSVEELLSLNNLKIDSMLFAGQNLIIKAPVVQDNTYTVQQGDTLYGVAKKYNISLTELLNLNNLKIDTMLFAGQKLIVKQVSTPATVSENSDTDYLVQQGDTLYGIAKKFNISLTELLKLNNLTESSVISQGQKLTIKASQTPAKNKDVSENKETVYTVQQGDTLYGIAKKHNIGLIELLNLNNLKVDTMLFAGQKLIVKQASTPEKTDETPANKETTYIVQQGDTLYGIAKKANLSLAELLKLNNLTESSKISVGQKIITKVAAAPKESADQTQDVNASDEKEPNKVAPAEQKTYTVKQGDSLYKIATANHTTINNLEQLNNLPGDIIIPGQTIRIQ; encoded by the coding sequence TTGGAAACTAGAGAACAGCGGATTAATTCGCAAATTGAAAGAAGCAAAAAACATTATCGCAAAAGAAAAGCAGAGAAACTGGGAAAGTTTTCTCTTTTTACTGGCACCACTTTAGGTTTAAGTGGTATCTTTGCTAATTCAATCACAACCAAAGCTGTTTCATCAAATGCGCAAACGATGCAGAAATCTAACAATTCAAACCCCGTTAGTAATCCAGCGCCAAGTTCAAGCTACAACTTTTCAAAAGGCTTGAGTCAAGTAACTTATCTAACTCAGTCACAGTATAGCTTCTTAAATGAGATCGCTCCAACTGCACAGAAACTCGCTTCGCAAAATAACTTATATGCTTCAATTATGATTGCTCAAGCGATTATTGAATCAGCGTGGGGCCAAAGTGGTCTTGCTAGCGCACCTAATTATAATTTATTTGGGGTTAAAGGTAGTTATATGGGAAGTTCTGTGTCTATGCCGACATTTGAACAAACTCCAGATGGAACTTCTTATTCCATTGTTGCTGCTTTTGCTAAATATCCGGGCTATGAGGATTCGATGAAGGGTTATATCCGGACAATGCTAAATCCATTGTATGTAGGTGCTTGGCGTTCAACAACTAATAGTTATCAAGAAGCAGCTCACTATTTAACAGGTCGTTACGCGACAGCGATTAATTATGGGGACACTTTAATTTCGATAATACAAAGGTATAATTTAAATGTCTTTGATTCGGATGATTTTTCGGTTGACCCAGCGTTAAAAGGAATTTCAGTTTCTTCTAATAAACAGACATACAAAATTCAAAAAGGAGACTCTCTATGGGGAATTTCGCGTAAATTTGGGGTTTCTTTGGATAGCCTGTTGCAATTGAATAATTTTAAGTTAGACAGTAAGATTTTTCCTGATCAAGTAATTACGATTAAGGAAGTTGAGCAAGTTAATCTGCCTGATGTGACAATTGTTGATAATGCATCTGTTAATGACCTTAATAAACCGAGTTTGCCATTACCTACGGAAACAAAGGTATCTAGTAGTGCAACCGGCACTTATACAGTTAAACAGGGAGATTCATTGTATCGAATCGCTTTGAAAAATGGGATAAGTTTAGCTGATCTTTTAAAAATTAATGGATTGACAGAAAAATCAGTAATTGTACCAGGTCAAAAATTAAAGATAACTGGTAATGTTTTGGTGCCAAATAGTAATGTTCAGGCACCAACGGTTACGGGTGAAGAATATACAGTACAAAAGGGCGACAGTTTGTACCGAATTGCAATCAAAGCCGGAATTAATCTCAATGACTTGTTGAAATACAATAATTTGTCAGAAAATGCTGTAATTGTGCCAGGCCAAAAATTAATTATTCGCAAGAACAATAACGACACATCTGCTAAACAAAATGAGGTTATGAATAGCGATGCTAAGATTGAGAGTTCAAGTTATACAGTCAAACAGGGGGATACTTTAGCAAAAATTTCTCAAAGATCTGGAGTCAGTGTTGAAGAACTTCTAAGCCTGAATAATTTGAAGATCGATTCAATGTTATTTGCGGGTCAAAATCTAATTATTAAAGCGCCAGTTGTTCAAGATAATACTTATACCGTTCAGCAGGGTGATACACTTTATGGGGTTGCTAAGAAGTATAATATTAGTCTGACGGAACTTTTGAATCTCAATAATCTTAAGATTGATACAATGTTATTTGCAGGCCAAAAATTAATTGTTAAACAAGTAAGCACACCAGCAACAGTATCTGAAAATAGCGATACTGATTATCTTGTTCAACAAGGCGATACACTTTATGGCATTGCTAAGAAATTTAATATAAGTTTAACTGAGTTGTTGAAGTTAAATAATTTAACTGAGTCTTCTGTGATTTCTCAAGGCCAGAAATTGACGATTAAGGCCTCGCAAACGCCTGCTAAAAACAAAGATGTTTCTGAAAACAAAGAAACGGTTTATACTGTTCAACAAGGCGACACACTTTATGGAATTGCAAAAAAGCATAATATCGGCCTGATAGAACTGTTGAACCTAAATAACCTTAAAGTTGATACAATGCTCTTTGCTGGTCAAAAATTAATTGTTAAACAGGCAAGCACACCTGAAAAAACTGATGAAACACCAGCAAACAAAGAAACGACTTACATTGTTCAACAAGGCGATACACTTTATGGAATTGCCAAAAAAGCAAATTTAAGTTTAGCTGAACTGTTGAAATTAAATAATTTAACGGAATCGTCTAAAATCTCAGTGGGCCAGAAAATAATTACAAAGGTTGCTGCTGCCCCTAAAGAGTCTGCAGATCAAACACAAGATGTTAATGCTTCTGATGAAAAAGAGCCAAATAAGGTTGCCCCAGCGGAGCAAAAAACATATACTGTTAAACAAGGTGATTCCTTGTATAAAATTGCAACTGCAAATCATACTACGATTAATAATTTGGAGCAGCTTAACAATTTGCCCGGAGATATCATTATTCCTGGTCAAACGATCCGAATTCAGTAG
- a CDS encoding 2-dehydropantoate 2-reductase, producing MKITILGAGGMGSRFAIKLHKKGNDVKLIDGWQINVDTIKKNGIFANFNGEELFEYIPIISPEEIEKDEQQADLIIVFTKSYQLREMLQGVKQIIGPNTYVLCLLNGMGHEEVLKEFVPKQNILLGITMWTAIMEAPGRVKLFGTGDVEMQNLEPGSDHKKFAEEVVGVLSDAGLNARYSENVKYSIYRKAALNGTLNSLCTILECNIGQLGKTKEAETLLKEIIAEFAAVGAKEGINLDQEEVYEHIYQTFLGDITEHYPSMYQDLIKNHRPTEIDFINGAISSKGTKYGVPTPYCTLLTQLIHAKEQIINVS from the coding sequence ATGAAAATTACAATTCTTGGTGCTGGTGGGATGGGTAGCCGTTTTGCAATTAAATTGCACAAAAAAGGAAATGATGTCAAATTGATTGATGGTTGGCAGATAAACGTAGATACAATCAAAAAAAATGGAATATTCGCTAATTTTAATGGTGAAGAGCTCTTTGAATATATTCCGATTATATCGCCTGAAGAGATTGAAAAAGATGAACAACAGGCCGATTTAATTATTGTTTTTACTAAATCATATCAATTGCGAGAGATGCTCCAAGGGGTAAAGCAGATTATTGGCCCTAATACCTATGTCTTGTGCTTGTTAAATGGGATGGGTCATGAAGAGGTATTAAAGGAGTTTGTACCAAAGCAAAATATTTTGTTAGGTATTACGATGTGGACAGCGATTATGGAGGCTCCTGGTAGAGTTAAATTGTTTGGGACGGGGGATGTCGAAATGCAAAACCTTGAACCAGGGTCAGATCACAAAAAATTTGCTGAAGAAGTTGTTGGGGTTTTAAGTGATGCGGGATTGAATGCTCGTTACAGTGAAAACGTTAAATATTCTATTTATCGCAAAGCTGCGTTAAATGGGACCTTAAATAGTTTATGTACGATCTTAGAATGCAATATCGGTCAATTAGGAAAAACTAAGGAGGCAGAAACTCTTCTTAAAGAGATAATTGCTGAATTTGCGGCTGTCGGGGCAAAAGAGGGAATTAACTTAGACCAAGAAGAAGTTTACGAACATATTTACCAAACTTTTTTGGGCGATATTACTGAACATTATCCTTCGATGTATCAAGATTTGATCAAGAATCATCGGCCAACTGAAATTGATTTCATTAATGGTGCAATTTCTAGTAAAGGAACAAAATATGGGGTGCCAACGCCTTATTGCACTCTATTAACTCAATTAATCCATGCAAAGGAACAAATAATAAATGTAAGTTAG